In Actinomycetota bacterium, the genomic window TCACCTTGCCGGCTTCGAGGAGCTCCTGCAGGACCAGGAAGTCCTCTCGGGTGAACCTGGCCACGAAGAAGACCACCTTCTGGCTGGCCCGCAGCGACGCCAGACGGACGCCGGCCACGTGGCCCAGCGGCCCGGTCCAAGGGTTGGTCTTGGGCCCTCCGACGAGGACGAGGGTCGCGCCCTGGCCCAGGACCCGCTTGCAGTCCGACCATGACCGGCTCCCCGCCACGTCGAGCAGCAGGTCGTAGCGTCGTCCGCTCCGGGTGAAGTCCTCTCGGGTGTAGTCGACGACGTGGTCGGCGCCGAGGGAACGGACCAGGTCGACGTTGTGGGTGCTGCACACGCCGGTCACCTCGGCCCCGAACGCCTTGGCCAGCTGCACGGCGAAGGTGCCCACGCCCCCTGATGCACCGTTGATCAGCACCGTGTGCCCTGGCCGTAGCCGTCCGTGGTCGCGGAGGCCCTGCAGGGCGGTGACCGCCGCGGTGGGGACGGCCGCCGCCTGCTCGAAGGTCAGGTTGGCGGGCTTGGTGACCACGGTCTGGCGGACGCACACGTATTCGGCAAAGGCTCCGCTGCTGGTGCCGCCGAACACCTCGTCACCGGGTCGGACGTCGGTGACGGCGCTGCCGACGGCCTCAAC contains:
- a CDS encoding NAD(P)-dependent alcohol dehydrogenase — protein: MKATVYHRFGSPDVLELQDIAQPALTDDGVLVRVRASSVNPAEWYAVTGRPYIARPTMGLRRPKHTVPGADFAGSVEAVGSAVTDVRPGDEVFGGTSSGAFAEYVCVRQTVVTKPANLTFEQAAAVPTAAVTALQGLRDHGRLRPGHTVLINGASGGVGTFAVQLAKAFGAEVTGVCSTHNVDLVRSLGADHVVDYTREDFTRSGRRYDLLLDVAGSRSWSDCKRVLGQGATLVLVGGPKTNPWTGPLGHVAGVRLASLRASQKVVFFVARFTREDFLVLQELLEAGKVTPVIDRQYELSEAPAALSYLGEGHARAKVVITV